In the Campylobacter sp. RM6914 genome, one interval contains:
- a CDS encoding fatty-acid--CoA ligase produces the protein MSTQSTILLVIIAIFLIAIIVLMIILIKFIKNDDIEHKVAPKSAKQATPKKETSIKDLISIASDSKKSKDDLAMVVSQFIEEFKFPQKQNGKAPQEAGIYLNLVLLICSHKNADAKIITVLNAGLKKKNPEYVVEIEEYESQGVENRKNRAR, from the coding sequence ATGAGCACACAAAGCACGATTTTGCTTGTTATAATAGCGATTTTTTTAATCGCTATTATCGTGCTTATGATTATTTTGATCAAATTTATAAAAAATGACGACATAGAACATAAAGTGGCTCCTAAGTCCGCAAAGCAAGCAACGCCCAAAAAAGAGACTAGCATAAAAGATCTTATCAGTATAGCTTCTGATAGCAAAAAGAGCAAAGATGATCTAGCTATGGTTGTAAGTCAATTTATAGAAGAGTTTAAATTTCCACAAAAACAAAACGGAAAAGCGCCTCAAGAAGCGGGAATATATTTAAATTTGGTTCTTCTTATATGTAGTCATAAAAATGCCGATGCTAAGATAATAACCGTATTAAACGCCGGACTTAAGAAGAAAAATCCCGAGTATGTCGTCGAGATAGAGGAGTATGAAAGCCAAGGCGTAGAGAATAGAAAAAATAGAGCAAGATAA
- a CDS encoding response regulator gives MKILIVENEIYLAGSIASKLADLGHECEITNNVKDALKYENFDVVLLSTALPGQDFYPVIDKFKDAIIILLIAYISNDTVLKPIQAGANDYIQKPFMLEELVRKIRHFEEHKRMKALLQSYEDYIQYTLRNYKIDDIDVKKVKLPLLIRTSKIPYADKFVQLYMSEMKTPFIFCPATKLVQIDKILKQNPKEYLYISNFQLLKNDEQERILSFSYKKKIVISTTDLELSVPFDTLDIVNKAQGFSVDEIVTIDEYIRHIITTYQDRFPDTELSKKLGISRKSLWEKRKKYDILKKK, from the coding sequence TCACGAATGCGAGATAACAAATAACGTCAAAGACGCACTTAAATACGAAAATTTCGATGTTGTGCTACTTTCTACAGCACTTCCGGGGCAAGACTTCTACCCTGTGATAGATAAATTTAAAGATGCTATCATCATACTTCTTATCGCTTATATCAGTAATGATACCGTTTTAAAGCCGATACAAGCGGGAGCAAATGACTACATCCAAAAGCCTTTTATGCTTGAAGAACTCGTTAGAAAAATAAGGCATTTTGAAGAACACAAACGCATGAAAGCACTTTTACAAAGCTACGAAGACTACATACAATACACTCTTCGCAACTACAAAATAGACGACATAGACGTCAAAAAGGTAAAACTCCCTCTTTTAATACGCACGTCAAAAATACCTTATGCGGACAAATTTGTCCAGCTTTATATGAGCGAGATGAAGACCCCTTTTATCTTCTGTCCGGCAACTAAACTAGTCCAGATCGATAAAATTTTAAAACAAAATCCAAAAGAGTATCTTTATATCTCAAATTTTCAACTACTAAAAAATGACGAACAAGAGAGAATTTTATCGTTTTCATACAAAAAAAAGATAGTCATCTCAACAACAGACCTAGAGCTATCCGTGCCTTTTGATACGCTTGATATAGTAAATAAGGCGCAAGGATTTAGCGTGGATGAGATAGTAACTATCGACGAATACATAAGACACATTATAACCACATATCAGGATAGATTTCCAGATACGGAACTATCTAAAAAACTTGGAATTTCACGTAAATCACTTTGGGAGAAAAGAAAAAAATATGATATCCTCAAGAAAAAATAA
- a CDS encoding phosphatidylglycerophosphatase A family protein, which yields MQKLFLTFFGTGLLPKAPGTWGSLAGMVCAYIILAYFSSTTLFLASILLFLLGVSAVESYEKITGEHDSSHIVIDEVAGVFLAIAISGATFAQILLSFLFFRLLDIKKPSIIGRIDRNVKGGLGVMGDDMVAGFFAGLMSAIAYGICLKFGISLI from the coding sequence ATGCAAAAACTATTTTTGACATTTTTTGGCACTGGGCTTTTACCAAAAGCTCCTGGGACTTGGGGTTCGCTAGCCGGTATGGTTTGCGCATATATAATTCTTGCGTATTTTTCTTCTACGACGCTGTTTTTAGCTAGTATTTTGCTGTTTTTGCTTGGCGTAAGCGCAGTGGAAAGCTATGAAAAAATAACCGGTGAACACGATAGTTCACATATCGTTATAGATGAAGTTGCAGGTGTATTTTTAGCGATAGCTATTAGTGGAGCTACGTTTGCTCAAATTTTGCTATCGTTTTTATTTTTTAGACTACTTGACATCAAAAAGCCGTCTATTATCGGACGTATAGACAGAAATGTCAAAGGCGGACTTGGTGTTATGGGAGATGATATGGTCGCTGGATTTTTCGCGGGACTTATGAGTGCGATAGCTTATGGTATATGCCTAAAATTTGGTATAAGTTTGATCTAG
- a CDS encoding sulfate adenylyltransferase: MISSRKNKTIAISTEAFGTLELIKNNIISNFSSFMDYDQIKATNKYGFFEGEPMPYSFGFAPFGDENQAVVKSLKQGERVNLSLKGEIIGHVDADKIFKLDKQTSEKNIFLANESTSVHQMRLGEYALSGEFEIYDQELKKTKQRLQKVIKETGAKRITALFLTADPFNRAHERLVRMTIDKTDLVIVFLVRTTQDSHINYDLRKEVLEYFNQNYLPSNRIFIFPLRNTTLFSSHKNPTLEYITAHHLGADKLVIGQNHTGIGMFFDQNEAHTILDKYKDALKMDIIILPELVYCNKCKTLVSTKTCPHGAHHHIKYHPDTIKTLLFQGILPPAILIRPDISALILSQILPDRFKDIQKLCDDLFPNSGLLEKRSDRDFYEELMKLYQTSSMT; the protein is encoded by the coding sequence ATGATATCCTCAAGAAAAAATAAAACTATAGCCATAAGCACCGAGGCGTTTGGAACGCTTGAACTTATCAAAAACAACATCATCTCAAATTTTAGCTCTTTTATGGACTATGATCAGATAAAAGCAACGAACAAATACGGTTTTTTCGAGGGTGAGCCGATGCCTTACTCTTTTGGATTTGCCCCATTTGGCGATGAAAATCAAGCAGTCGTAAAAAGCTTAAAACAAGGAGAGAGAGTAAATTTATCGCTAAAAGGTGAGATAATCGGGCATGTGGATGCAGATAAAATTTTTAAACTAGATAAACAAACAAGTGAAAAAAATATATTTTTAGCTAACGAATCAACAAGTGTCCATCAGATGAGACTTGGAGAATACGCCCTAAGCGGAGAATTTGAAATTTATGACCAAGAGCTAAAAAAGACAAAACAACGCCTTCAAAAGGTCATTAAAGAAACGGGTGCAAAGAGGATAACTGCGCTTTTCCTTACTGCTGATCCATTTAACCGAGCACATGAGCGCCTAGTGAGAATGACGATAGATAAAACCGACTTGGTTATTGTGTTTTTAGTAAGAACAACGCAAGATAGTCATATAAACTACGACTTGCGCAAAGAGGTACTTGAGTATTTTAACCAAAACTACTTACCGTCAAATAGGATTTTTATATTTCCGTTAAGAAACACAACCCTTTTTAGTTCACATAAAAATCCAACACTTGAGTATATAACTGCTCACCATTTAGGAGCGGACAAGCTAGTTATCGGGCAAAATCACACAGGTATAGGTATGTTTTTTGATCAAAACGAAGCCCATACTATACTTGATAAATACAAAGACGCTTTAAAGATGGATATCATCATCTTACCGGAACTTGTTTACTGCAACAAGTGCAAAACTCTTGTAAGCACAAAAACATGCCCGCATGGTGCACATCATCACATCAAATACCATCCAGACACTATAAAAACGCTACTTTTTCAAGGTATTTTGCCGCCTGCTATCTTGATACGCCCGGATATATCGGCGCTTATTTTGTCACAAATTTTACCGGATAGATTTAAAGATATTCAAAAACTATGCGATGATTTATTTCCAAATTCAGGTCTTCTTGAAAAACGCAGCGATCGCGACTTTTATGAAGAGTTAATGAAACTTTATCAAACATCATCAATGACTTAA